The sequence cttcatttaaaaatacacaacGCATGCATTACTTACCTCAATTCTTGCTTCAAGTTCAGGAATTGGAATTCTACGATTGTAACACAACATCTGTCTCCCAATGTCCTCGCAGATGGGGGTGGACCCTAATGAAGGCAAAAAATACTCTAGTTATCAACATACGAGTAGAATAAGAATAAAAATCCCAATTTTATCCTTACCATCAAGCTGTAACagcatatttgtttttaaaaggttcgTGGCTCGAGATACTTCACTTTCAGTAACACTTGTGCAGAGTCGTATCCTGAAAGACAGTTTGAAGTGCTAGTAGGAAATTTTACAAATTTAAGCAAGCAAGAATGGCATTAGTTACCTGAGGTAGGGTGCCATATTTCATATGCACATTGCTAAGACATCATGCATATTAATACACCAATACTAGAATGTCATTTCTAGAGAAAGCAAGGTTGGTGGTATTCTCAGCATATGTAAGTGGAGGATTAGAGATTTATCCCTGTATCAAACTTCTTCCATACAAGTAGTAGGACTAAAGGGTAAATGTAGGTTGAATCTGAGGAagctttctaatggcacaaaccACTTAAAGTTGTTAGTCTCCACAGGAAGATTGGGAAAGCCATATCATTGAGATGTTTAGAACTAAACAAAATACTACActagggcagcagttctcaaccaggggtacatcaactaaCCTGGATATTTGCCTATTTTTAtatcagcctacagaaaaagcactagcaaagtcagtacaaactaaaatttcacacaatgACTGGTTTATATtgttctatatactgtacactgaaaagTATgatgtttatattccaattgattttattaCAGGgcaaaaaatgagaaagtaagcttTTATTCAGTAGTTGTGTGCTgagacacttgtatttttatgtctgattttgtaagcacgtagtttaagtgaggtgaaatttaggggtacacaagacaaatatCACACTCCTAAAAGGGGTCtggcagtctggaaaggttgagagcccctgcaCAGGGAAACAACTCTTAACTGCAAGTGCAGGGAGATGTATTAAAACAGAGGTTTCCAAACTCTGGGCTACACCATGCTGGCTGGTCACACACGGCTAgcctaccccctcccccaacaatgCTCAATTCCATTAAGCAAACAAAAAACTACATTTAatcaattgctgtagttgccataAACATCACGTAACTAGATTTGGGAAGAACAGGAGGGGAGATGGGCCACAGAAACCTCTTCAGGATGTAGCCCATCCTATGGAAGGACAAAAAGCCCCTTGCAAAATGTCCAAGAAACGTTCTTATCTGACTTGAATTTTATCTGTGGCTCATGTAGTCCAACTGTACTCAGCCAGTTCAGAAGGTGGGTACTCTGGTGTCGAGATGACTCAAAATAGGCCCTAAGTTACACCATTCCCCAGCCTAATTTTCAGAGAAATCCTTGCACAATCACACCCCTACAATTTCATTTAGTTACAATGTACTTACTATAatttcatcaacagaagtgggtccaatagaagatactacctcacccaccttgtgtctacATCTTCACTGGCAATCACCAGAACTACAGTTAAGTGCCAGATAAAATGTCTAATTGGTCATTTGCTTGTGCAATTAGCCATCATCCATGCCGTTACTGTGTTAGTAAGTTAAGTAATTGAATGTGCTTCTCTGAAATGTAAACTAAATGCCACCGAGTCTGCAGTTTATAAACCCTCCAATCAAGTTAGAGAAGATGTAACAGACCTTATTTAGTTTGCATCTTACTCCACAGAAGATTACATTTTCTGGCAGGAGGAGGGATGGGAAGGGTAATGTAATTTGTAAATCAAATGGCTATTACTACTGTTTTGAGCCAGATTTTGCCACTCTTACTCTTccaagtagtaccttactcttcAAGTACACCCACTGCTTTCATTTGAGCTACTTCCAGTGTAAGGTACAGTCAGAGTGAAGCAAGGGTGGGAGAAACAAACATCACAAGCTTCTGAATTTAGTCTACTTGTTCTTTCCCAAATAATTTGGGCAGTGATAAACACAACACATTTTTGAAAAAGCGGCTATTTTTAAATAGCCACTCCTCAACCCAAAACAAGCTACTTGGAGAAAATGTGTTTTCTTACCACTCTCTCTGAACGAAGTGCATCATATCCTGTACAGTGGATGGTTCACAAACCATGTACAGCCCCCACAGTCCAGTATCAGTGTAACAGGTGTTGAAAGACTGGAAGCTATGACACAGGTTGCCATGGCAAGTGATTTGGGCAAGCTTGCTGGATAAGTTCTGTTTACACAAGaagataatatttaaaaaaaccaaaaccccgaAATCCTAaaatttctcttccccccccccccccccccactaagcTCACCCATTGCTATTTCAAGTGTGACAGATTGGTAGCTTCCTCCACAGCCAACAATACTGCTAGGAGTATGCACCAGATGCTTTTGTATAGAACAGGCAGCTTCCTCTTCTGAAGCTAATATTTCACTCTCCAAGTGACACCTTGAACTTGTCAGTTTTAAActgcaaaggttttttttttttggttttgtttttaaaaagtcctacAAAAATAGCTAGTAAGATTCCAAGAGAGGGAACAGGCACTGGGATATTCAATGCCTACAGCTTTGGAGCCTATTTAGTTTTTCCCCCACTTGTTTTCACTATAGGTTGCTAGGCTATATGAGGGCTCCTCCACTTGGGTTATTCAGTGTGCCATTCCCAAAATGCACCTGCACCCAAATTCTCATGTCACGTCACACGGCAACAGAATGCACTCAGAGACCATTGGgctagattttgattttttttaatgctgataGAAATATCCAGGTAACTCAATTCCATCTCAGACAAGGTAGAATTTGTGAAGTGTACTGATGCTGGCAAATAACTGAATTCAACACCCCTTACTGGTATAATCAACCCTCACCAAAGTGCCCTGAGGTTCACTCACCACACCTCCTCCAAAGGAACGATCCCAATTGCCTATCAGAGTATTTGCTACCATAAGGGGAATTGTATCTGGGTGAGACCAGCCAACTGCTTCGACAGCTATTGCGATGTGTGCCAAAGGCATCTTGTCATCTCTTATACGAATCTGAATCACAAAAATGTTAACTCCAAATGTAATGCAGCGAACATACTGTAGCGTGTACATTTATTCATTCAAATAAAGGAAACTAGGAACTTTCAAATAAAATCTAATGCAAAGTGTAAAAAACTTTACTCAATAATACTCTTAACTGTCTGTGTAAACCTAAAGCTGTGTGTAAGGAAGTCATTATAATAGTCATTTTGCAGATGATTAAGTGAAGACATAGAATGGCTAAGTGATTTGTCAGAGTcgggacagagctgggaacagaacccaggagtcccaagtTCCTCTGCTGTAACCTTTAAAAACCCCTGCCCAGAAATATATCAAGTGAACAGGCTGATTTTCAAGGATGGTGAGCATCAGCTGCtcctattaactttaatgggagtgATGGGTGCTTAGCATTGAAAGTTAACACTAGAAACTCAGATCAAACCAGACAATTGGTTAATATTAATCAGTGTTGCTTGTTGATCTGATTAACCTGAAAAGGCAAAAAGCAATCTTACTGCTTACCTCACTACCTGTGAATCTGCAAGGGGGCAGGGCCGGCATTCCTCCTTCCTGAGTAGACGGTAAGTTACCAAAATGATAATTTGCTAAATCAAGCAATTCATCATGAGAGACTCCTGAACAAGAGAGTTTCATataaagcagttttaaaaaacGTATCATCTAAGATCATTTTTCACAGAAGTTAAAAAGCTCCAACCAAGATGCCAGAGTTACAACAATCCATCATAACTGTTGGTTCTCTCCCAACTTGATTACTGTACATTTCTGATTTCCTCCCCACCCATTCCACTTCATTAAATGCCATTGCTAAAATCATCTTCCTCACCACCTTTCTTGCCTCCTCTATCTTATACAGCACCAAACACAAGCTCCTTGTTCTCAACTTCAAGGCCCTACATAATCTCACCCCACCTTTCTATTTTATCCTATTCCCTCTCCCATTTTGAACACCATCTCCTTCCTACATTTGTGGCTTTGTGCTTTCCGTCACACTGTCCTCTTACACTCGTAACAGCCTCTCAGTTGAAAGCCAAGCACTCTCCTTGCCTAAAGATACATTTAAGGATGTCCCTGAAAGATTACTGAGGGGAAAACAGATGAGATGCAGATATACAGAACTTTGAGGGCTAATAGACTTCTATGACCTATTAAGTAGTGGATAAGTCATATTTCTGCATCTGATCTTTGTACCCTCTCAAAGTTAAAGTGCTGTGTTTTTAACCTTATTTTCAAGTGCTTGCAGCGATGCATGTCTCACACTaacctccagcagcagccagcactaTTCTGGGTCCTTTATAATGTGTTGTTATGTACTCCACCAAGTCATTGCGATTTATGGATCTGTACTGGTAAAGAAAAAATTACTAcacctcctgtcagcataggtagtgtctacactgcagcgttggagcgatgcagctgtgccactgcagcgttttaagtgtagacaagttctACGAAACAGAAGTTTCACATTGCTTTGGACACTATTCCAAACATGTACGACTGAGTGTAAAGCATTCAGAGGAATTTCCTCTTTCAATTCCACCTTGGGCAACCCCAAACACTTCATAAGgcaaaaagagaacagaaattgTTCCATTTATCTTTAAGTGTGGTTTTCTAATACTGGAAAGTAACCATGAAATTAAGACAAAGGAGAAACAGAAGCTGGATTTACTTGATGTTTTCTGTGGGTCCTAATATTGTCCGTCCCAATGTAGTGTTCTGATAGGCTGTGGCATGAAGATAATCAAAGACAACTTCCTGCAAATTGGTTTCAACTTCCTGCATCTCTCGAAGGATAACTCCTCGCTCCCGCTCGATCTCTGCTTCCCCCAGTGTACTGTTCTGTATGATGTCAGCAAGAATCTCCACAGCTAGTTGAAAACACAAAGGAATGGGGGGCAAGTGTGCTTCGGCAATATTGAAACTTTCAGCTCACTATATTGTAATCAAATAAGCAGCTCAAATACATATAATAAGTGGGCAGAACTGTTAGCAAAGCTTACAGGAAGATCCAACAGAAAATTGAAAATAAACTTCTACATAGTGTAATcttattttgtaatatttgttTTAGGAAAATTTTAGTGCCCTTCTTGGAGAGAATGTGTGTTCTTCAGGGATTTCTAAAACttctcatcaaggaattgtcaatatgcattattttatttcagattaacACTATGGCGTAAGACAATTCACTTAGACATACCAAGAACGAACAATTTgagaaaactaaacaaaaatataGCTTGTTCTTCAACTGGCAGCCCTTTGTCTCTAAACATATTGTGAAAAACAAGCTTCCAAGAAGAGAGAAACAAACAGCTTAAATTAACCACAACACAAATATCCAGGGCCCTATCATACCTTCCCAAGATCAAACACACTGAAGGGGCACAGAATGCTCAAGATTCTAAAGTGAACCTCCCAGTGTGTTTGAAAAAAGTTCCCTTAGGAGGACAAGGGAGCCAAAGTAGGGGCAGGGAACATGGTCTGAAAACTCCGCTTACTCCCCTGCAGATCTCAGAGAGATGAATTTCACATCTTTAGCCCCAAAGGAGAGGCACCCCTCCTGGGGACCAAGTGGCAAGCATGGGACACAATGCTGAAATGCTCTTCTCCAAACCTGCTAAGCCTCATCCCCATGGAGTTTCAACAGGGGGATTGCCAAGGAAAGGAGGTGGGAAGCACACTGCAGAGGCACTGTTCTCCCATTTCTGCTTCTTTAGAGGGCTGTCAGCTCATTTAATTCTTTGTTGTTCCCCTCCTCAAAATCTTTAGGAAGGATGCTCCTTCAGAAATTCTGTAGGACAGAAGCAGTTACCTCTTGGCAAGTCCTTTGAGAAAGCCTTTGCATAATACACAGTTTGTTCTCTGGACGTGTAGGCATTAAGATGAGCGCCCATGTTTTCAATCTCTAGTTCCAAGTCTAATTGAGACCTCTTTTTTGTCCCCTGAAAttaaagtgaaaaaaatatttacttgCACTCCCACAAAGCAGCTTTTACACATAGGGAATAGt is a genomic window of Lepidochelys kempii isolate rLepKem1 chromosome 1, rLepKem1.hap2, whole genome shotgun sequence containing:
- the PMPCB gene encoding mitochondrial-processing peptidase subunit beta, giving the protein MAAAVLTAGSVAARRLLWAWPGRHLVRGSAPANRSIQLGTSRFRSTKAAPQIVLNVPETKVCSLENGLRVASEDSGLSTCTVGLWIDAGSRYENEKNNGTAHFLEHMAFKGTKKRSQLDLELEIENMGAHLNAYTSREQTVYYAKAFSKDLPRAVEILADIIQNSTLGEAEIERERGVILREMQEVETNLQEVVFDYLHATAYQNTTLGRTILGPTENIKSINRNDLVEYITTHYKGPRIVLAAAGGVSHDELLDLANYHFGNLPSTQEGGMPALPPCRFTGSEIRIRDDKMPLAHIAIAVEAVGWSHPDTIPLMVANTLIGNWDRSFGGGVNLSSKLAQITCHGNLCHSFQSFNTCYTDTGLWGLYMVCEPSTVQDMMHFVQREWIRLCTSVTESEVSRATNLLKTNMLLQLDGSTPICEDIGRQMLCYNRRIPIPELEARIEAIDAQSIREICTKYIYDKCPAIAAVGPIEQLPDYNRIHSGMYWLRD